In Kaistella faecalis, a genomic segment contains:
- a CDS encoding Ku protein: MRAIWNGAIGFGLVNIPIKLYSATEESNLDLDMLDKDDLSNINFKRVNATTGKEVKWENIVKGYKLEDSYVVLTKEDFEEVNPEKSKILNIKQFVDVHEIDSAYFESSYFLEPQKNGEEAYKLLLKALLKTKMAGIGTFILREKEILCLVRPYEDKILMVNRMRYPEELRSFEDLKIPSAKNPKADELEMAESLIKQRATKFDPAKYKNTYNDDLMAIIKAKSKGKVKKTETKEEVSAKATDLMAQLKASLEAGKAKAG, from the coding sequence ATGAGAGCAATCTGGAACGGAGCCATTGGATTCGGGCTCGTCAATATTCCCATCAAACTTTATTCCGCGACTGAGGAAAGTAATCTGGATCTAGATATGCTGGACAAGGACGATCTTTCCAATATTAACTTTAAGAGAGTAAATGCGACAACGGGAAAAGAAGTAAAATGGGAAAATATTGTAAAAGGTTATAAACTGGAAGACAGCTATGTGGTCCTTACAAAAGAAGATTTCGAGGAAGTAAATCCCGAAAAATCGAAAATCCTGAACATTAAACAGTTTGTAGACGTACACGAAATTGACAGTGCCTATTTTGAGTCCTCCTACTTTCTGGAACCACAGAAAAACGGTGAAGAAGCTTACAAACTGCTGTTGAAAGCACTTTTAAAAACTAAAATGGCAGGTATTGGGACTTTCATTCTCCGAGAAAAAGAAATTCTTTGTCTTGTGCGGCCTTACGAAGACAAAATCCTCATGGTTAACAGAATGCGCTATCCGGAAGAACTCAGAAGTTTTGAAGACCTGAAAATTCCTAGCGCTAAAAATCCCAAAGCTGACGAACTGGAAATGGCGGAATCTCTCATCAAACAGCGCGCAACAAAATTTGATCCGGCGAAATATAAAAACACCTATAATGATGATTTAATGGCCATCATCAAAGCTAAATCTAAAGGAAAAGTAAAAAAAACCGAGACCAAAGAAGAGGTTTCCGCAAAAGCAACCGACCTGATGGCACAGCTGAAAGCAAGTCTGGAAGCCGGAAAAGCCAAGGCAGGTTAA
- the xth gene encoding exodeoxyribonuclease III encodes MKIATYNVNGVNGRLPVLLKWLKEKAPDVVCLQELKAPQEKFPETEILEAGYQAVWLGQKSWNGVAVLSRKGKPEISRTKLPGDDDDDASRYLEVKIEDLIIACIYLPNGNPVPGPKFDYKMKWFERLDAHAEMLITSNKKVLLIGDFNVMPTEKDVYKPEKFAKDALFLPEVREAFKNLIDQGWTDALRHLYPDETIYTFWDYFRNAYERNAGLRIDHFLLSTEVLPYLKKAGVDKDVRGWEKSSDHAPVWIELDK; translated from the coding sequence ATGAAAATTGCAACTTATAATGTGAACGGCGTGAATGGCCGCCTGCCTGTACTGCTGAAATGGCTGAAAGAAAAAGCGCCGGATGTCGTATGTCTCCAGGAACTTAAAGCACCTCAGGAAAAATTCCCTGAAACTGAAATCCTTGAAGCGGGATATCAGGCCGTGTGGCTCGGACAGAAAAGCTGGAATGGAGTAGCAGTGCTCTCGAGAAAAGGTAAACCGGAGATTTCCCGTACAAAACTTCCCGGAGATGATGACGATGATGCAAGCCGCTATCTGGAGGTGAAGATTGAAGATTTAATTATTGCATGCATTTATCTTCCGAATGGGAATCCGGTACCAGGGCCAAAATTTGATTATAAAATGAAGTGGTTTGAGCGCCTCGATGCACACGCAGAAATGCTTATAACTTCAAATAAGAAAGTGCTTTTGATAGGAGATTTCAACGTGATGCCAACAGAGAAGGACGTATATAAACCTGAGAAGTTTGCTAAAGATGCGCTTTTTCTGCCGGAAGTGCGTGAGGCTTTTAAAAATTTGATCGATCAGGGTTGGACTGATGCTTTGCGGCACCTTTACCCCGACGAAACCATCTATACGTTCTGGGATTATTTCCGTAATGCTTATGAAAGAAATGCGGGTTTAAGAATTGATCATTTTTTACTGTCAACCGAAGTACTTCCTTATCTAAAAAAAGCCGGTGTCGACAAAGATGTGCGGGGTTGGGAAAAATCAAGCGACCATGCGCCGGTTTGGATTGAACTTGATAAATAA